In the Mytilus trossulus isolate FHL-02 chromosome 1, PNRI_Mtr1.1.1.hap1, whole genome shotgun sequence genome, one interval contains:
- the LOC134708300 gene encoding uncharacterized protein LOC134708300: MGAGFSKDDEEDRTGALFQAIRRDRFQQATDLISKGAGVNCMNNFGNTPLIHTCRNNRTSTRTGRAVESDRERFVSFLISNDCDMSKYDIYGWTALMYAEKNGHDNIIDILEKKDMCSDDTETME; encoded by the exons ATGGGAGCAGGATTTTCAAAAGATGATGAAGAGGACAGGACTGGTGCTTTATTTCAGGCAATAAGGAGAGATCGGTTTCAACAGGCAACAGATCTAATTTCAAAAGGTGCAGGGGTAAACTGTATGAACAACTTTGGTAACACCCCATTAATACATACATGTCGAAACAACCGCACATCAACCAGGACAGGGAGAGCAGTGGAATCGGACCGAGAGCGTTTTGTGTCATTTCTTATCAGTAATGATTGTGATATGAGTAAATATGACATATATGGATGGACCGCTCTTATGTATGCCGAGAAGAATGGCCATGAtaacataattgatattttagagAAAAAGGATATGTGTAGTGACG atacAGAAACTATGGAGTAA